In the Oceanithermus desulfurans genome, one interval contains:
- the rimM gene encoding ribosome maturation factor RimM (Essential for efficient processing of 16S rRNA), with protein sequence MNLVRIGRLGRPHALAGGLKFRSEAPQALLGQSRVYLEGLGWRAVARVEALGEDLVVYFVGVESREAAEELAGLDVLLEPENLPEPEGGWYYFQLVGLPVFLGEEPLGEVVDVMDTGAQDVLVVRRGARRLLVPLQAPYVEVEEGAVRLVAPPEGLLE encoded by the coding sequence GTGAACCTGGTTCGCATCGGTCGTCTGGGCCGGCCGCACGCCCTCGCGGGCGGCCTGAAGTTCCGCAGCGAAGCCCCCCAAGCGCTGCTCGGTCAGTCCCGGGTCTACCTCGAAGGTCTGGGCTGGCGCGCCGTGGCGCGCGTTGAGGCTTTGGGCGAGGACCTGGTCGTCTACTTCGTCGGCGTGGAGTCGCGTGAGGCGGCCGAAGAGCTGGCGGGGCTGGACGTCCTGCTCGAGCCCGAGAACCTGCCCGAACCCGAGGGGGGCTGGTACTACTTCCAGCTCGTCGGCCTGCCGGTCTTTCTGGGCGAGGAGCCCCTGGGCGAGGTCGTGGACGTAATGGACACCGGTGCCCAGGACGTGCTCGTGGTGCGGCGGGGCGCGCGCCGCCTGCTCGTTCCCCTGCAGGCCCCCTACGTCGAAGTGGAGGAGGGGGCGGTCCGCCTGGTGGCTCCTCCCGAGGGGCTGCTGGAGTAG
- the trmD gene encoding tRNA (guanosine(37)-N1)-methyltransferase TrmD yields MRYTVLTLFPRLIEPWMQEALLAKAVQRGLIEIRVRDIRNYAKDKHRQVDDYPYGGGAGMVLRPDVVVAAIEDQLPADEVILLTPAGEPLRQPLAEELAAKDHLVLVSGRYEGIDARVENFVTREVSIGDFVLMGGEVAALAVIEATARLVPGVLGDPESHRLDSFSWGLLDYPQYTRPPEFRGLKVPEVLTSGHHGKVAEWRRREALKRTLERRPDLLAHARLNPEDLRLLAQLDADEDAPAP; encoded by the coding sequence CTGCGCTACACCGTCCTTACCCTGTTTCCCCGGCTCATCGAGCCCTGGATGCAGGAGGCGCTGCTGGCCAAGGCCGTGCAGCGCGGTCTGATCGAGATCCGCGTCCGCGACATCCGCAACTACGCCAAAGACAAGCACCGCCAGGTCGACGACTACCCCTACGGGGGCGGCGCCGGGATGGTGCTGCGCCCCGACGTGGTCGTCGCGGCCATCGAGGACCAGCTCCCGGCCGACGAGGTGATTTTGCTCACGCCAGCGGGCGAGCCCTTGCGTCAGCCCCTGGCCGAGGAGCTGGCGGCCAAGGACCACCTGGTGCTGGTGAGCGGCCGCTACGAGGGCATCGACGCCCGCGTCGAGAACTTCGTGACCCGCGAGGTCTCCATCGGCGACTTCGTGCTCATGGGCGGTGAGGTGGCGGCGCTGGCGGTCATCGAGGCCACCGCGAGGCTGGTCCCGGGGGTGCTGGGCGACCCCGAGAGCCACCGGCTCGACTCGTTCTCGTGGGGTCTGCTCGACTACCCGCAGTACACCCGACCGCCCGAGTTCCGCGGGCTCAAGGTGCCCGAGGTGCTCACCAGCGGCCACCACGGCAAGGTGGCCGAGTGGCGGCGGCGCGAGGCGCTCAAGCGGACGCTCGAGCGCCGCCCCGATCTGCTCGCGCATGCCCGTTTGAACCCGGAGGATCTGCGCTTGCTCGCGCAACTGGATGCCGACGAGGACGCGCCGGCACCGTAA
- the rplS gene encoding 50S ribosomal protein L19, translated as MNRGALLKAVEQPHYREGIPEFRSGDTVRVTYRVVEGKRERLQAFEGVVIKIHRNGLNSTFTVRKVSYGEGVERIFPFHSPLIDKVEVVSYGKVRQARPYYLRELRGKAARIKPDRKRTQKAAEAYAEAKAAKGKKKKKAKKKAEPQTSEEA; from the coding sequence CTGAACCGTGGTGCCCTGCTCAAGGCCGTCGAACAACCCCACTACCGCGAAGGGATCCCCGAGTTTCGCTCGGGCGACACCGTGCGCGTGACCTACCGCGTCGTCGAGGGCAAGCGCGAGCGCCTGCAGGCCTTCGAGGGCGTCGTCATCAAGATCCACCGCAACGGCCTCAACTCCACCTTCACCGTGCGCAAGGTTTCCTACGGCGAGGGCGTGGAGCGCATCTTCCCCTTTCACTCGCCGCTGATCGACAAGGTCGAGGTCGTGAGCTACGGCAAGGTGCGGCAGGCCCGCCCCTACTACCTGCGCGAACTGCGCGGCAAGGCGGCCCGCATCAAGCCCGACCGCAAGCGCACCCAGAAGGCCGCCGAGGCCTACGCCGAGGCCAAGGCCGCGAAGGGCAAGAAGAAAAAGAAGGCCAAGAAGAAGGCCGAGCCCCAGACCTCCGAAGAAGCCTGA
- a CDS encoding RCC1 domain-containing protein, translating into MTDQAICSVMDGAKGESGIRRAWRALLLLAGLLLVACGNLRPLEEQPAFSLYVSPAAVTVPQGQSGTLNLTIQPDRAFQGRVGLELAMQDASALPSGIQWSPESVDVAGAPVTRTLTVSVDATVAVGSYGLILEASSGGVRREATFTLTVTSSGGGSRVIEMDAGWSHTLVLKSDGTLWGFGGNGYGQLGTGDTDRRLSPVLIMSDVAQMAAGNYHTLVVKTDGTLWVFGRNDDGRLGTGDKDDRYTPVQIMTGVKKAAAGSHHSLALKQDGTLWAFGYNSEGQLGTGDTTSRLSPVQVMSDVVDVTAGYRHTLALKSDGTLWVFGDGSAGQLGTGSTSDELAPVQLMSGVVETAAGGAFTLFLKNDGSLWASGSNSDGQLGTGRMGDEHSPVWIMDDVAHVAANGCHSLAVKTDGTLWTFGSNDWGQLGTGDTTIRRSPTQVMDGVARAAAGVRHSLVLKNDGTVWGFGWNGGGQLGTGDTDDRSSPTLIPLP; encoded by the coding sequence ATGACGGATCAAGCCATTTGTTCGGTAATGGATGGTGCAAAAGGTGAATCCGGCATTCGCAGGGCATGGCGCGCACTTCTTCTGTTGGCAGGTCTGCTTCTGGTCGCTTGCGGCAATCTGCGGCCGCTGGAGGAGCAGCCTGCGTTTTCGCTTTATGTTTCCCCGGCTGCGGTTACCGTGCCCCAAGGGCAAAGCGGGACCTTGAACCTGACGATACAGCCGGATCGGGCGTTTCAGGGGAGGGTCGGGCTCGAGCTGGCCATGCAGGACGCCTCCGCGCTTCCCTCGGGGATCCAGTGGTCTCCAGAGAGCGTGGACGTAGCCGGAGCGCCCGTGACCCGCACCCTGACCGTCTCGGTCGACGCGACCGTGGCGGTGGGCAGCTACGGACTGATCCTGGAGGCTTCCTCGGGAGGGGTGCGGCGGGAGGCGACCTTTACGTTAACCGTCACCTCTTCCGGCGGTGGTTCAAGGGTCATCGAGATGGACGCGGGCTGGTCGCATACTCTCGTACTTAAGTCCGACGGCACCCTTTGGGGATTTGGTGGCAACGGTTACGGCCAGTTGGGCACCGGCGATACCGACCGTCGGCTAAGCCCCGTTCTTATCATGAGCGACGTTGCCCAGATGGCCGCCGGGAATTACCATACGCTCGTCGTCAAGACCGATGGAACGCTTTGGGTTTTTGGCCGCAACGACGACGGTCGGTTGGGAACGGGCGACAAGGACGATCGCTACACTCCCGTACAGATCATGACCGGGGTAAAAAAGGCGGCGGCGGGGTCGCACCACTCGTTGGCGCTCAAGCAGGACGGCACCCTTTGGGCCTTTGGCTACAACAGCGAAGGTCAGCTGGGTACCGGAGACACCACCAGCCGGCTTAGCCCCGTGCAGGTAATGAGCGACGTCGTCGACGTGACGGCGGGTTACCGGCACACGCTGGCCCTCAAGAGCGACGGAACGCTCTGGGTTTTCGGCGACGGCAGCGCGGGGCAGTTGGGTACGGGTTCCACCAGCGACGAGCTCGCGCCGGTGCAGCTGATGAGCGGCGTGGTGGAAACGGCCGCCGGCGGTGCTTTTACGCTCTTTCTCAAGAACGACGGTAGTTTGTGGGCCAGCGGCTCAAACTCGGATGGGCAGTTGGGCACGGGGCGAATGGGAGATGAGCATAGCCCCGTTTGGATCATGGACGACGTAGCGCACGTAGCGGCCAACGGCTGCCACTCGCTCGCGGTGAAGACCGACGGAACCCTCTGGACCTTCGGGAGCAACGATTGGGGGCAGCTTGGAACCGGAGACACGACGATCCGCCGCTCGCCTACGCAGGTCATGGATGGAGTGGCCCGGGCGGCCGCGGGCGTGAGGCATTCGCTCGTGCTCAAGAACGATGGAACGGTCTGGGGCTTCGGGTGGAACGGCGGCGGCCAGCTGGGCACCGGTGACACCGACGACCGCAGTTCACCGACGTTGATCCCCCTGCCCTGA
- a CDS encoding universal stress protein, protein MGKMILVPTDGSPCAEKAVEFAIREAAALGAGLAFLHVLYSPSTLVPTPELSEEEDEVLKEAVKKAEAAGLFAKGLLVRGEHPVEAIVSEAETGYDRIVMGRQGGGMLRRLLLGSTTAGVVQLARVPVLVVPCDHEG, encoded by the coding sequence ATGGGCAAGATGATCCTGGTACCGACGGACGGCAGCCCCTGCGCGGAGAAGGCCGTCGAGTTCGCGATTCGCGAGGCCGCCGCCCTGGGCGCGGGTCTGGCCTTCCTGCACGTGCTCTACAGCCCCAGCACCCTCGTTCCCACGCCCGAGCTTTCCGAAGAGGAGGACGAGGTGCTAAAGGAGGCCGTAAAGAAGGCCGAGGCGGCGGGCCTGTTCGCCAAGGGGTTGCTGGTGCGGGGTGAGCACCCCGTCGAGGCCATCGTCTCGGAGGCGGAAACCGGGTACGACCGCATCGTGATGGGCCGCCAGGGCGGCGGCATGCTGCGGCGGCTGCTGCTGGGCTCCACCACCGCCGGCGTGGTGCAGCTGGCCAGGGTTCCGGTGCTGGTGGTGCCCTGCGATCATGAGGGTTAG
- a CDS encoding KH domain-containing protein yields the protein MREVVEYLAKAVVDHPEGVRVEERRAKGGVVYYIEVPAEEKGRIIGRRGRVIESIRTVVRAFARGKVSVEVR from the coding sequence ATGCGCGAAGTCGTCGAGTACCTGGCCAAGGCCGTGGTGGACCACCCGGAGGGCGTGCGGGTGGAAGAACGCCGCGCCAAGGGCGGGGTCGTCTACTACATCGAGGTGCCGGCCGAGGAGAAGGGCCGCATCATCGGACGCCGCGGCCGGGTGATCGAGAGCATCCGTACGGTCGTGCGCGCCTTTGCGCGCGGCAAGGTCTCCGTCGAGGTGCGGTGA